The Micromonospora sp. M71_S20 genome has a window encoding:
- a CDS encoding 3-oxoacyl-ACP synthase III, whose product MTHGNAEYRYTNTAILSVAALEAPVIVTSDQFDEQLSETFRRLRLRPGMLQRIAGVQERRWWPEGFGFADAAATAGAKALSEAGVDARDVGLLINTSVSRAYLEPSTAVAIHHALDLPSSALNFDIANACLGFVNGIQVAANMIDAGQIRYALIVAGESSREAQQATIERLRRPDSTRDDVREQFATLTLGSGAAAMVLSAADTHKQGHRLIGGVSRAATQHHKLCVGDSTRMRTDAKGLLDAGVSLAEATWAHAGSWDWQNMDLYVMHQVSVAHTQGVVSRLGLDPRKVPETFPLWGNVGPASLPLTLAHHAGSLNSGDRVLCMGVGSGLNTCALEVVW is encoded by the coding sequence ATGACGCATGGTAACGCTGAGTATCGCTACACGAACACGGCGATATTGTCGGTGGCGGCTTTGGAGGCGCCGGTCATCGTCACCTCTGATCAGTTCGACGAGCAACTGAGCGAAACCTTCCGGCGGTTGAGGCTGCGCCCGGGGATGCTTCAGCGAATCGCCGGAGTCCAGGAGCGGCGCTGGTGGCCGGAGGGCTTTGGATTCGCCGACGCGGCGGCGACGGCCGGGGCCAAGGCACTGTCGGAGGCGGGTGTCGACGCGCGTGACGTCGGCCTGCTGATCAACACGTCCGTGTCTCGAGCGTATCTGGAGCCATCGACGGCAGTGGCAATCCACCACGCTCTGGACCTGCCGTCATCGGCCTTGAACTTCGACATCGCCAACGCCTGCCTCGGGTTCGTCAATGGGATCCAGGTCGCTGCCAACATGATCGACGCAGGACAGATCCGGTACGCGCTGATCGTGGCGGGCGAGAGCTCCCGTGAGGCCCAACAGGCGACGATCGAGCGGTTACGTAGACCCGACTCCACCCGGGACGACGTCCGGGAGCAGTTCGCCACGTTGACCCTCGGTTCAGGCGCGGCCGCGATGGTGCTGTCTGCCGCGGACACCCACAAACAGGGGCACCGGCTGATCGGCGGTGTGAGCCGGGCGGCCACCCAACACCACAAGCTGTGCGTCGGGGACAGCACGCGGATGCGTACCGATGCAAAGGGTCTACTCGACGCGGGGGTGAGCCTCGCTGAGGCGACCTGGGCGCATGCCGGGTCGTGGGACTGGCAGAACATGGACCTCTATGTCATGCATCAGGTCTCGGTGGCCCACACGCAGGGCGTCGTCAGCCGGCTTGGCCTTGACCCCCGGAAGGTCCCGGAGACGTTTCCGCTGTGGGGAAACGTCGGCCCGGCGTCGCTGCCGTTGACTCTGGCCCACCACGCCGGATCGCTCAACTCCGGTGACCGGGTGCTGTGTATGGGGGTTGGCTCCGGCCTGAACACGTGCGCCCTGGAGGTCGTGTGGTGA
- a CDS encoding hemolysin family protein, producing the protein MGDPWVVVAVTVVLIVLSAFFVAAEFALLAARRHRLDARSEHSRSARAAVRSFDELTVLLAGCQLGITACALGLGAVTKPAVNYALTPMFLSWGAPGWTADAVGFALALLVVTFLHLVIGEMAPKSYAIAHPERTAIALAMPMRAFMWFTRPVLRALNASANWCLRRVGVEPRDTIATGQNAADLRHLVEHSANVGALDASYSAQLTDALDLDQLTLADLTGTERELTAVGTADTVLTVRAVARDTGHLRVVVLHDGAAVGVVHVRDTMDQPDDQTAGEVMRDVLVLDGSTLAYEALAIMRTTRHHLVVVTTPNGPAVATLTDVVGRLLRAPAGAR; encoded by the coding sequence ATGGGTGACCCGTGGGTGGTGGTGGCTGTCACCGTTGTGCTGATCGTGCTCAGCGCCTTCTTCGTGGCCGCCGAGTTCGCGTTGCTGGCGGCCCGTCGGCACCGCCTCGACGCGCGTTCCGAGCACAGCCGGTCGGCCCGCGCGGCGGTGCGCAGCTTCGACGAGCTGACCGTGCTGCTGGCCGGCTGCCAGCTCGGTATCACCGCCTGCGCGCTCGGGCTCGGCGCGGTCACCAAACCGGCCGTCAACTACGCGCTGACTCCGATGTTCCTGTCCTGGGGCGCACCCGGCTGGACGGCCGACGCGGTCGGTTTCGCACTGGCGTTGCTGGTCGTGACCTTCCTGCACCTGGTCATCGGGGAGATGGCCCCCAAGTCGTACGCCATCGCCCACCCGGAGAGAACCGCCATCGCCCTGGCGATGCCGATGCGCGCCTTCATGTGGTTCACCCGCCCGGTGCTGCGTGCCCTCAACGCCAGCGCCAACTGGTGCCTGCGACGGGTCGGCGTAGAGCCGCGGGACACCATCGCCACCGGCCAGAACGCCGCCGATCTGCGCCACCTGGTCGAGCACTCGGCCAACGTCGGCGCGCTCGACGCGTCGTACTCCGCGCAACTCACCGATGCCCTCGACCTCGACCAACTCACCCTGGCCGACCTCACCGGCACGGAGCGTGAGCTGACCGCGGTGGGGACGGCCGACACCGTTCTGACGGTCCGCGCGGTGGCCCGCGACACCGGCCACCTGCGGGTGGTCGTCCTGCACGACGGCGCGGCCGTCGGCGTGGTCCACGTCCGCGACACCATGGACCAGCCGGACGACCAGACCGCCGGCGAGGTGATGCGCGACGTCCTCGTGCTCGACGGCTCGACGCTCGCCTACGAGGCCCTGGCCATCATGCGGACCACCCGCCACCACCTCGTGGTGGTCACCACCCCAAACGGCCCGGCGGTGGCCACCCTGACCGACGTGGTCGGGCGGCTGCTCCGAGCCCCCGCCGGGGCCCGCTGA
- a CDS encoding hemolysin family protein — protein sequence MWVLSLLLGLLVVLAITAATGYFVAQEFAYMAVDRSRLKTRAAAGDTAARRALDVTRRTSFMLSGAQLGITVTALLVGYVAEPLIGESVGAALGGVGVPTGVGVAVGTVAALLLSTFVQMLFGELFAKNLAISRPEPVALWLARSTQIYLRVFGWLIAFFDKSSNALLRLFGMEPVHDVEHAASRRDLEHIVSDSRDSGDLPAELWMLLDRVLDFPDRDAAHAMVPRARVDVVEPGLTTQELWTKIAGGHSRYPVLDDRDDVIGVVHLADLLAVDRDGAGTVADMMRPPVLVPTSMSLPRVVQTLAERKAQLACVLDEHGGLAGVVTVEDLAEELVGEIEDEHDDATAPTSPAGLAAADGTWELVGTLPLDEVERTIGHDLPASDSETLAGLVIELLGELPAPGAVARLSLGEVALTLEVVELERHVPSLVLLRTEENR from the coding sequence GTGTGGGTGCTGAGTCTCCTCCTGGGGCTGCTGGTGGTGTTGGCGATCACCGCGGCCACCGGCTACTTCGTGGCGCAGGAATTCGCGTACATGGCCGTTGACCGGTCGCGGCTCAAAACCCGTGCCGCGGCGGGTGACACCGCCGCCAGGCGAGCGCTGGACGTGACCCGCCGGACCTCGTTCATGCTGTCCGGCGCCCAGCTCGGGATCACAGTGACCGCCCTGTTGGTCGGCTACGTCGCCGAACCGTTGATCGGTGAGTCGGTCGGCGCCGCCCTCGGCGGGGTCGGCGTCCCTACCGGCGTCGGCGTCGCCGTCGGCACGGTGGCCGCGCTGCTGCTCTCGACCTTCGTGCAGATGCTGTTCGGCGAGCTGTTCGCCAAGAACCTCGCCATCTCGCGGCCCGAGCCGGTGGCCCTCTGGCTGGCCAGATCCACCCAGATCTACCTACGGGTGTTCGGGTGGCTCATTGCCTTCTTCGACAAGTCCTCCAATGCCCTGCTGCGCCTGTTCGGCATGGAACCGGTGCACGACGTGGAACACGCCGCCAGCCGCCGGGACCTCGAACACATCGTCAGCGATTCCCGCGACTCCGGGGACCTGCCCGCCGAGCTGTGGATGCTGCTCGACCGGGTGCTCGACTTCCCTGACCGCGACGCCGCCCACGCGATGGTCCCGCGGGCTCGGGTGGATGTCGTGGAGCCCGGCCTGACCACCCAGGAACTCTGGACCAAGATCGCCGGCGGCCACTCGCGCTACCCGGTGCTCGACGACCGCGACGACGTGATCGGGGTGGTGCACCTCGCCGACCTGCTCGCCGTCGACCGCGACGGTGCCGGCACGGTGGCCGACATGATGCGGCCGCCGGTGCTGGTCCCGACCTCGATGTCACTGCCCCGGGTCGTGCAGACCCTCGCCGAGCGGAAAGCCCAGCTCGCCTGTGTGCTCGACGAGCACGGCGGGCTGGCCGGCGTGGTGACCGTGGAGGACCTTGCCGAGGAACTGGTGGGGGAGATCGAGGACGAGCACGACGACGCCACGGCACCCACGTCGCCAGCAGGGCTGGCCGCGGCGGACGGCACCTGGGAACTGGTCGGCACGCTGCCGCTGGACGAGGTCGAGCGCACCATCGGGCATGACCTGCCCGCATCGGACAGCGAGACCCTCGCCGGCCTGGTCATCGAACTGCTCGGCGAACTGCCCGCCCCCGGCGCCGTGGCCCGGCTGAGCCTCGGCGAGGTCGCCCTGACACTCGAGGTGGTGGAGTTGGAGCGGCACGTCCCGTCGCTGGTCCTGCTGCGGACGGAGGAGAACCGCTGA
- a CDS encoding serine hydrolase, whose protein sequence is MHLSRRSFLLATTGTALATPLLAGAGPALAAGRPPVGSLPDAALTADLRAITEAGMPGVFAEARDGRDRWRGASGVADVTTGRPVLPGFQHRVGSITKTFVAATLLQLVGERRIALDALIGRYLPEFAVAGVTVRMLLDHTSGISDYDHVIFATPEDIERHRSTTFTPRQLVRAGLGQPSTGAPGAAFSYSNTNYILAGLIIERVTRRSATDEVHRRILRPLGLRQTYFPGVRPRIAGPHSRGYVPWYEGELRDFSVSNMSWAWTAGALVSTMADLNTFFRALLGGRLLRPAQLAAMKTTVPFDPAQPEAGGYGLGLYRMTWPTGDVWGHDGLVFGHSAISLHTPDGRRQVSLAQNVTHYALPGTPDPIGEAVGRFLNTALVGESAIAARTATVARVPAVVPAPGAPTLVRPLPQR, encoded by the coding sequence ATGCACCTGTCACGCCGCAGTTTCCTGCTAGCCACCACCGGTACGGCACTCGCGACGCCGCTGCTGGCCGGTGCCGGCCCGGCACTCGCGGCCGGCCGGCCGCCCGTCGGGTCGCTGCCGGACGCGGCGCTCACCGCCGACCTGCGCGCGATCACCGAGGCCGGCATGCCCGGTGTGTTCGCCGAGGCGCGGGACGGACGGGACCGGTGGCGGGGCGCCAGCGGGGTGGCCGACGTGACGACCGGTCGACCGGTGCTGCCCGGGTTCCAGCACCGGGTCGGCAGCATCACCAAGACCTTCGTGGCAGCCACGCTGCTGCAACTCGTCGGTGAGCGCCGGATCGCGCTGGACGCCCTGATCGGCCGGTACCTTCCGGAGTTCGCGGTTGCCGGGGTGACCGTCCGGATGCTGCTCGACCACACCAGCGGGATCAGCGACTACGACCACGTCATCTTCGCCACCCCGGAGGACATCGAGCGGCACCGGTCCACCACGTTCACGCCGCGCCAACTCGTCCGGGCCGGCCTCGGTCAGCCGTCGACCGGGGCACCGGGCGCGGCCTTCTCCTACTCGAACACCAACTACATCCTGGCCGGGCTGATCATCGAGCGGGTCACCCGCCGGTCCGCCACCGACGAGGTGCACCGGCGGATCCTCCGGCCGCTCGGGCTGCGGCAGACGTACTTCCCCGGCGTGCGTCCCCGGATCGCCGGTCCGCACAGCAGGGGCTACGTCCCGTGGTACGAGGGTGAGCTGCGCGATTTCAGCGTCAGCAACATGTCCTGGGCCTGGACGGCCGGGGCGCTCGTGTCGACCATGGCCGACCTGAACACCTTCTTCCGGGCGCTGCTCGGTGGCCGGCTGCTCCGCCCGGCTCAACTGGCCGCGATGAAGACCACCGTGCCGTTCGACCCGGCTCAGCCGGAGGCCGGCGGCTACGGGCTCGGCCTCTACCGGATGACCTGGCCCACCGGCGACGTCTGGGGGCACGACGGCCTGGTCTTCGGGCACAGCGCCATCTCGCTGCACACTCCGGACGGTCGGCGGCAGGTGAGCCTCGCCCAGAACGTGACGCACTACGCGCTGCCCGGCACGCCGGACCCGATCGGCGAGGCGGTCGGCAGGTTCCTGAACACGGCACTGGTCGGTGAGAGCGCCATCGCGGCGCGGACCGCCACCGTTGCCCGGGTGCCGGCGGTCGTCCCGGCGCCGGGCGCACCGACCCTGGTCAGGCCACTGCCGCAGCGCTGA
- a CDS encoding NAD(P)-dependent oxidoreductase has protein sequence MKILVTGASGMLGSAVATALRMRGDDVRVLQRRPSGLDGVDERRGDITDPEAARAATEGVDAVVHLAAKVSMTGPWQEFEHTNIGGTATLLAAARAAGVTRFVHVSSPSVAHHGTGLVGAGAGAADPDRARGHYARSKASAELLALAADSPDFAVVAIRPHLVWGPGDTQLVGRIVARAQASRLALVGQGTALIDTTYVSNAVDALVAALDRAPEAGVHGQAFVVTNGEPRTVHELIDRICVAAETVPPRLRVPVAVAKAGGTAVEWLWSALRRTEEPPMTRFLAEQLSTAHWFDQRRTREALCWSPQVTLEEGFVRLASAYRQGPRPRGR, from the coding sequence GTGAAGATCCTGGTCACCGGTGCCAGCGGCATGCTTGGCAGTGCCGTCGCTACAGCTTTGCGGATGCGCGGCGACGACGTCCGCGTCCTGCAGCGTCGGCCCAGCGGCCTGGATGGGGTCGACGAGCGTCGCGGCGACATCACCGATCCGGAAGCCGCACGGGCGGCCACTGAGGGGGTCGACGCCGTGGTGCACCTGGCCGCGAAAGTATCGATGACCGGGCCGTGGCAAGAATTCGAGCACACCAACATCGGTGGCACGGCCACCCTGCTCGCCGCCGCCCGGGCAGCCGGCGTGACGCGATTCGTGCACGTGTCCTCACCGTCGGTCGCCCACCACGGCACTGGCCTGGTCGGCGCCGGCGCCGGCGCAGCCGACCCAGACCGGGCCCGGGGTCACTACGCCCGCAGCAAGGCCTCGGCTGAGTTGCTCGCGTTGGCCGCCGACTCGCCCGACTTCGCCGTGGTGGCGATCCGGCCCCACCTGGTCTGGGGACCGGGCGACACCCAGTTGGTGGGCCGGATCGTCGCACGGGCCCAGGCCAGCCGGCTGGCACTGGTCGGCCAGGGAACCGCCCTGATCGACACGACGTACGTCAGTAACGCCGTCGACGCCCTCGTCGCCGCGCTCGACCGGGCGCCCGAAGCCGGCGTACACGGACAGGCCTTTGTCGTCACCAACGGCGAGCCACGGACCGTACACGAGCTCATCGACCGGATCTGCGTCGCCGCCGAGACGGTGCCACCGAGGCTTCGGGTGCCGGTGGCCGTAGCAAAGGCCGGCGGCACCGCAGTGGAGTGGCTGTGGTCGGCCCTTCGGCGCACCGAAGAACCGCCCATGACCCGGTTTCTGGCCGAGCAGCTGTCCACCGCACACTGGTTCGACCAACGCCGGACCCGAGAAGCAC
- a CDS encoding alpha/beta fold hydrolase — protein MQRTWHVLDTAATDSGSAIRPIGTVLCVHGNPTWSYLWRHLLARFARADAPPWRVVAVDHLDMGFSERTGTVRGLAQRIDDLTTVTDALGLTGPVVTVGHDWGGSISLGWALRHRDQLRGVVLTNTAVHQPSGSPAPTLIRLARLPGVLPAVTVRTPTFLQATLALANPWLPEPVREGYLAPYRTVDRRAAIGGFVADIPLSPDHSSWQALQKVAQGLHTLAEIPTLLLWGPRDPVFGDVHLRDLRSRLPHAQLHRFEGAGHLLTEDADVAGAVAQWLVDLDGRPADPTPTPEPAVPWRPLWAALAERAEDRSVAVVELANNGRQVSWSLLWQRIREIGAGLSASGVRRGDRVALLVPPGADLTAAVYACLRIGAVIVVVDPGLGLAGMSRALRSADPSHLVAIGRGLAVARALRWPGRRIGAGPGAAAMGALTLGKLARLGAGVQELPATPDPDDDAAVLFTSGSTGPAKGVVYTHRQLAAMRDALLGLGVNADAGIVAAFAPFALFGPALGAPSAIPDMSLTAPRTLTATALAEATAAVDGSAVFASPAALRNVVDTGEVLNDRQRTALQGVTLLLSAGAPVPAALLTRTRALMPKAQPHTPYGMTEVLPVTDITLDEIVDAQPGDGVCVGRPLPGVQVAIAALDSTGTPSEQPGCAPGLTGEILVRAGHVKDRYDGLWLTERDSSRNPGWHRTGDVGYLDPDGRLWVQGRLAHILLTSDGVLSPVGIEQQVESLPQIARAAVVGVGPPGVAKVVVIAETLPGTRRARLASRELADAVRTAAAPPVAAVLVVPSLPTDIRHNSKIDRTRLRHWAERVLAGGRVSRL, from the coding sequence GTGCAGCGCACCTGGCATGTCCTGGATACCGCCGCTACGGACTCCGGTAGTGCGATCCGGCCCATTGGGACTGTGCTGTGCGTGCACGGCAATCCCACCTGGTCGTACCTGTGGCGGCATCTGCTGGCCCGGTTCGCGCGGGCTGACGCACCGCCGTGGCGGGTGGTCGCCGTGGACCATTTGGACATGGGGTTTTCCGAGCGCACTGGCACCGTGCGCGGGCTGGCGCAGCGGATCGACGACCTCACCACGGTCACCGACGCGCTGGGTCTGACCGGGCCGGTCGTCACGGTCGGACACGACTGGGGCGGGTCCATCTCGTTGGGTTGGGCACTGCGCCACCGCGATCAGCTACGCGGTGTCGTGTTGACCAACACTGCGGTGCACCAGCCGAGTGGGTCGCCGGCGCCCACCCTGATTCGCCTGGCCCGCCTGCCCGGCGTGCTGCCGGCGGTGACCGTTCGGACGCCGACGTTCCTGCAGGCCACCCTCGCATTGGCGAACCCTTGGCTGCCGGAGCCTGTCCGAGAGGGCTATCTCGCTCCGTACCGCACTGTGGACCGACGGGCGGCGATCGGCGGCTTCGTCGCGGACATCCCGCTCAGTCCCGACCATTCGAGCTGGCAGGCGCTGCAAAAGGTCGCGCAGGGTCTGCACACGCTGGCGGAGATACCGACACTGCTGTTGTGGGGCCCCCGCGACCCGGTCTTCGGCGATGTACACCTCAGGGACTTGCGAAGCCGGCTGCCGCATGCGCAGTTGCACCGGTTCGAAGGCGCGGGTCACCTACTCACCGAGGACGCCGATGTCGCCGGTGCGGTCGCGCAGTGGCTGGTTGACCTGGACGGCCGGCCCGCCGACCCGACCCCGACGCCGGAACCGGCAGTGCCATGGCGTCCGCTGTGGGCGGCACTGGCCGAACGTGCCGAAGACCGGTCAGTCGCTGTGGTCGAGCTAGCGAACAACGGCCGGCAGGTCAGCTGGTCCCTGCTGTGGCAACGGATCCGGGAGATCGGGGCCGGATTGTCGGCCTCCGGAGTGCGTCGCGGTGACCGGGTGGCACTACTCGTACCACCCGGCGCCGACCTGACCGCAGCCGTCTACGCGTGCCTGCGCATCGGTGCGGTGATCGTGGTGGTCGATCCAGGTCTGGGTCTGGCCGGCATGAGCCGGGCACTGCGCAGCGCCGACCCCTCACACCTGGTCGCCATCGGCCGCGGACTCGCCGTCGCCCGGGCCCTGCGTTGGCCCGGACGGCGTATCGGGGCCGGGCCCGGCGCCGCCGCGATGGGTGCGCTCACCCTGGGCAAACTCGCCCGCCTCGGCGCCGGCGTCCAGGAACTTCCGGCCACGCCAGACCCGGACGACGACGCGGCCGTGTTGTTCACCTCCGGTTCTACCGGGCCGGCGAAGGGCGTGGTCTACACCCATCGCCAACTCGCCGCGATGCGTGACGCACTGCTCGGACTTGGCGTGAACGCCGACGCCGGAATCGTGGCGGCATTCGCGCCATTCGCGCTTTTCGGGCCGGCTCTCGGTGCCCCTTCGGCGATCCCGGACATGAGCCTTACCGCACCACGGACGTTGACCGCCACCGCTCTAGCTGAGGCGACAGCCGCAGTCGACGGTTCAGCGGTGTTCGCATCACCGGCCGCGTTACGCAACGTGGTCGACACCGGCGAGGTGTTGAACGATCGCCAGCGCACCGCGTTGCAGGGGGTGACATTGCTGCTGAGCGCGGGCGCGCCGGTGCCCGCCGCGCTGCTCACCCGGACGCGGGCGTTGATGCCCAAGGCGCAGCCGCACACCCCCTACGGGATGACCGAGGTCCTCCCGGTCACCGACATCACCCTCGACGAGATCGTCGACGCCCAGCCGGGTGACGGCGTCTGCGTCGGCCGACCGTTGCCCGGTGTCCAGGTGGCGATCGCGGCCCTGGACTCGACCGGCACGCCTTCCGAACAACCCGGTTGCGCTCCTGGGCTGACCGGCGAAATCCTGGTCAGGGCCGGGCATGTGAAGGATCGTTACGACGGGCTCTGGCTGACCGAGCGGGACAGCTCCCGCAATCCCGGATGGCACCGTACCGGCGACGTAGGCTACCTGGATCCCGATGGCCGGCTGTGGGTGCAGGGTCGACTGGCCCATATCCTGCTCACGTCCGACGGCGTGCTCAGCCCGGTCGGGATCGAGCAGCAGGTCGAGTCGTTGCCGCAGATCGCGCGGGCCGCAGTGGTCGGTGTGGGACCGCCCGGTGTGGCGAAGGTCGTGGTCATCGCCGAGACCCTGCCCGGGACCCGCCGTGCCCGACTGGCCAGCCGAGAACTGGCCGACGCGGTACGCACCGCAGCCGCGCCGCCGGTCGCGGCCGTGTTGGTGGTCCCGTCCCTGCCCACGGACATCCGCCACAACTCGAAGATCGACCGTACCCGGCTCCGTCACTGGGCGGAACGAGTGCTCGCTGGCGGAAGGGTCAGCAGACTGTGA